Proteins encoded by one window of Kribbella italica:
- the tsaB gene encoding tRNA (adenosine(37)-N6)-threonylcarbamoyltransferase complex dimerization subunit type 1 TsaB, with protein sequence MLLAFDTSSAAVTVALADPVSGVVAASSTTVDALRHGELLAPAIADVLASAGCGVKDLSRIAVGAGPGPFTGLRVGLVTARTMGDVLGVEVVGVCSLDILAKQSNLALPVAVATDARRKEIYWALYDGPAADGSRRRLEGPAVDKPADVAHVLAGLPVIGRGAVLYGEVLGVEAADVLEYPSAEVLATGVATGTLQVTAPDPLYLRRPDVTLSGGPKSVLPK encoded by the coding sequence GTGCTGCTTGCTTTTGATACCTCCAGCGCGGCGGTGACGGTCGCTCTGGCCGACCCGGTCTCGGGGGTTGTTGCTGCCTCGTCGACGACCGTCGACGCGTTGCGGCACGGGGAACTGCTGGCTCCGGCGATCGCTGACGTGCTGGCTTCGGCGGGGTGTGGGGTGAAGGACCTCTCGCGGATCGCGGTCGGGGCTGGGCCAGGGCCGTTCACCGGTCTGCGGGTCGGTTTGGTGACGGCGCGGACGATGGGTGACGTGCTCGGTGTTGAGGTCGTCGGTGTCTGCAGCCTGGACATTCTCGCGAAGCAGTCGAACCTCGCGCTGCCGGTTGCCGTCGCGACGGATGCCCGCCGCAAGGAGATCTACTGGGCCTTGTACGACGGCCCTGCGGCTGACGGGAGCCGTCGGCGCTTGGAAGGCCCGGCGGTGGACAAGCCCGCCGATGTCGCTCATGTGCTGGCCGGCCTGCCGGTGATCGGCCGGGGTGCTGTGCTGTACGGCGAGGTGCTCGGCGTGGAAGCTGCTGACGTTCTCGAGTACCCGTCCGCTGAGGTGCTGGCCACGGGTGTTGCCACCGGCACCTTGCAGGTGACGGCTCCTGATCCGCTGTACCTGCGGCGGCCGGACGTCACGCTGTCCGGCGGGCCGAAGAGCGTGCTGCCGAAGTGA
- a CDS encoding LLM class flavin-dependent oxidoreductase encodes MTTIGMCFPRTWPAALVTDVARRLDAGGADELWIIEDCFYTAGPTLSAAALSVTERLTVGLGILPAVARTAAVTAMEIATLCALAPGRFLPGIGHGVQEWMGQMGVRPKSPLTALDEVTVAVTRLLAGETVSMDGKTVYLDNVKLDAPPAEAPPILLGVRGPKSLALAGRVGGGIVLAEPASPSYVRASVENAGSPEGFVVAAFSAFCVRTDRQAAYEWTAPWLAGLLEEKNPALPALPFYDDLVRRYDELGVPGLVSMPTDWWLELGPIGTLDDAATHLDALEAAGVHHVGLFPDPEVEHGLPQLEHVLALANR; translated from the coding sequence ATGACAACGATCGGAATGTGCTTCCCGCGGACGTGGCCCGCTGCCCTGGTGACCGACGTCGCGCGCCGGCTGGACGCCGGTGGCGCGGACGAGCTGTGGATCATCGAGGACTGCTTCTACACGGCCGGGCCGACGCTGTCGGCGGCCGCACTCAGTGTCACCGAGCGGCTCACGGTCGGGCTCGGCATCCTGCCCGCCGTGGCCCGTACGGCGGCCGTCACGGCGATGGAGATCGCGACGCTGTGCGCGCTCGCGCCCGGCCGCTTCCTGCCGGGGATCGGGCACGGCGTGCAAGAGTGGATGGGTCAGATGGGCGTCCGGCCGAAGTCGCCGCTGACCGCGCTCGACGAGGTCACCGTCGCCGTCACCCGCCTGCTCGCCGGCGAGACCGTGTCGATGGACGGCAAGACCGTCTACCTCGACAACGTGAAGCTCGACGCTCCTCCCGCCGAGGCGCCGCCGATCCTGCTCGGCGTCCGCGGGCCGAAGTCGCTGGCGCTGGCCGGCCGGGTCGGTGGTGGGATCGTGCTCGCGGAGCCCGCGTCGCCGTCGTACGTGCGTGCTTCGGTGGAGAACGCGGGGTCGCCGGAGGGGTTCGTCGTTGCGGCGTTCAGCGCGTTCTGTGTGCGGACCGACCGCCAGGCGGCGTACGAGTGGACCGCGCCATGGCTGGCCGGCCTGCTCGAGGAGAAGAACCCGGCGCTGCCCGCGCTCCCCTTCTACGACGACCTCGTACGCCGCTACGACGAGCTCGGCGTCCCCGGGCTGGTCTCGATGCCCACCGACTGGTGGCTGGAGCTGGGCCCGATCGGCACCCTCGACGACGCTGCCACGCACCTGGACGCGCTGGAGGCCGCTGGTGTCCACCACGTCGGGCTGTTCCCGGACCCGGAGGTGGAGCACGGCCTGCCGCAACTGGAACACGTACTCGCGCTGGCCAACAGGTAG
- a CDS encoding GNAT family N-acetyltransferase: MIGPAVTSDQPAVAALDAACFPKDAWSSGSWADEFAREDRQILVAETPPGDSATPPGDPATPPGDPATPPGDSATPPGERSTPPGESSQVVPTADTAGPGSMLGFVVLLVPAAAEDPVDLLRIAVDPAYRRTGLGRRLLTAALEHHPTRTVLLEVAAGNKAAIGLYRGFGFREISRRRGYYAAGEDAVIMQRAGEDS; this comes from the coding sequence GTGATCGGGCCAGCCGTCACGTCCGACCAGCCCGCCGTCGCCGCCCTCGACGCGGCGTGCTTTCCGAAGGACGCCTGGAGCTCCGGCTCCTGGGCCGACGAGTTCGCCCGAGAGGACCGCCAGATCCTGGTGGCCGAAACCCCGCCCGGCGACTCCGCGACCCCGCCCGGCGACCCCGCGACCCCGCCCGGCGACCCCGCGACCCCGCCCGGCGACTCCGCGACCCCGCCCGGCGAACGCTCCACTCCGCCCGGGGAAAGCTCCCAAGTAGTTCCCACCGCAGACACTGCCGGACCGGGCAGCATGCTGGGCTTCGTCGTGCTGCTGGTACCGGCCGCCGCCGAGGACCCCGTCGACCTGTTGCGGATCGCCGTCGACCCGGCGTACCGGCGTACTGGGCTCGGCAGACGGCTGCTGACGGCAGCTCTGGAGCACCACCCGACCCGCACCGTCCTGCTGGAAGTTGCTGCAGGCAACAAAGCGGCGATCGGGTTGTACCGCGGGTTCGGGTTCCGCGAGATCAGCCGGCGGCGCGGGTACTACGCGGCCGGCGAGGACGCAGTCATCATGCAACGCGCAGGAGAAGATTCATGA
- the tsaE gene encoding tRNA (adenosine(37)-N6)-threonylcarbamoyltransferase complex ATPase subunit type 1 TsaE: MTDLHVVDATAEHVDEIVGVIHHAFANRRTLDPPSTALSENATTVGAAVSAYGGLLARIGGEPAGAMLFQVNGDVLELRRVSVNPRFQGRGVASAMVGCAEDAARSRGLTRVRLVARVELPETIEFWGRRGYSIVTREGQNLIYAKAMPIELTVPTAEEMRALAEELAGQLRAGDVLVLSGDLGAGKTTFTQGLGAGLKVRGDITSPTFVISRVHPSLVGGPALVHVDAYRLGGIAELDDLDLDASLDDAVTVVEWGHGLAESLAPDRLDLTITRGDDDGDETRSLRIAPAGARWAAAGVRLTATAEVN; encoded by the coding sequence ATGACCGACCTGCACGTGGTGGACGCCACGGCCGAGCACGTGGACGAGATCGTCGGCGTGATCCATCACGCGTTCGCGAACCGGCGGACCCTGGACCCGCCCTCGACCGCGCTGTCGGAGAACGCGACGACGGTCGGCGCGGCGGTTTCGGCGTACGGCGGTCTGCTGGCGCGGATCGGTGGCGAGCCGGCCGGCGCGATGCTGTTCCAGGTGAACGGCGACGTGCTCGAGCTGCGCCGCGTCTCGGTGAACCCGCGCTTCCAGGGGCGTGGCGTCGCGTCGGCGATGGTCGGGTGCGCGGAGGACGCGGCGCGGAGCCGCGGGCTGACGCGGGTGCGGCTGGTCGCGCGGGTCGAGCTGCCGGAGACCATCGAGTTCTGGGGACGGCGCGGGTACTCGATCGTGACGCGGGAAGGGCAGAACCTGATCTACGCGAAGGCGATGCCGATCGAGCTGACGGTGCCGACGGCCGAGGAGATGCGTGCGCTGGCCGAGGAGCTGGCAGGGCAGCTGCGGGCGGGCGACGTACTGGTGCTGTCGGGTGATCTCGGGGCCGGGAAGACGACCTTCACGCAGGGGCTGGGTGCTGGGCTGAAGGTGCGCGGTGACATCACGTCGCCGACGTTCGTGATCTCGCGGGTGCATCCGTCGCTCGTCGGCGGGCCCGCTCTCGTGCACGTCGATGCCTACCGGTTGGGTGGGATCGCCGAGCTGGACGACCTGGATCTGGACGCTTCGCTCGACGACGCCGTGACGGTGGTCGAGTGGGGGCACGGGCTGGCCGAGTCGCTCGCACCCGATCGGTTGGATCTCACGATCACCCGTGGCGACGACGACGGGGACGAGACCCGGTCGCTGCGGATCGCGCCGGCGGGGGCTCGCTGGGCCGCTGCCGGAGTTCGTTTGACTGCTACTGCTGAGGTGAACTGA
- a CDS encoding GNAT family N-acetyltransferase, producing the protein MQWTAGEFVADDDRERIDVDVVHGFLRTTYWSPGISRELVRKAIDGSLCVGVYAADGAQVAFARAVTDRATFAWIADVFVLDAVRGHGLGRFVVSTLLEHPELQGLRRTMLATADAHTLYQSYGFQPLEKPDVFLHISQDPTVLYQ; encoded by the coding sequence ATGCAGTGGACTGCTGGGGAGTTCGTCGCGGACGACGACCGGGAGCGGATCGACGTCGACGTGGTGCACGGGTTCCTGCGGACGACGTACTGGTCGCCGGGGATCTCGCGGGAGCTGGTGCGGAAGGCGATCGACGGGAGTCTGTGCGTCGGGGTCTATGCGGCCGACGGCGCGCAGGTGGCGTTCGCGCGGGCGGTGACCGATCGGGCGACGTTCGCGTGGATCGCGGACGTGTTCGTGCTCGATGCCGTACGAGGTCATGGGCTCGGCCGGTTCGTGGTGTCGACGTTGCTCGAGCACCCGGAGTTGCAGGGGTTGCGGCGGACGATGCTCGCCACCGCCGACGCGCACACCTTGTACCAGTCGTACGGCTTCCAGCCGCTGGAGAAGCCGGACGTGTTCCTGCACATCTCCCAAGACCCCACGGTCCTCTACCAGTGA
- a CDS encoding alpha/beta fold hydrolase, with the protein MSKAGRTAGLIGAAVGVLAAGAAAGVAVERQVIGRRSGQRAQLEAEPFGSLRGTPHVFTADDGVELYVEVDELKRSRRPAPQRRRLRKQAVPEDLTLIFAHGYGLNMDCWHFERRDLAGIGTMVFYDQRSHGRSGRSPKENVSIDQLGRDLNGILEEYAPTGPVVLIGHSMGGMSIMALAEQHPELFGDRVIGVGLCSTSAAGLDGVPIVFPGRVGMLARALATPTVAALARIPDVVERSRKAGTDISYLLTRKYSFGSEVPPAFTEFVNEMIAATPISVIAEFYPIFALHDKTGSLEPLQKVETVVIGGDSDHLTPFEHSEQIVRHVPGAELVEVRNCGHLGLIEHHREFTAALLGMIERAEQSLGHR; encoded by the coding sequence ATGTCTAAGGCAGGGCGCACCGCCGGCCTGATCGGCGCGGCGGTCGGGGTGCTGGCCGCGGGCGCGGCCGCCGGCGTCGCGGTCGAGCGGCAGGTGATCGGCCGCCGGTCCGGTCAGCGCGCGCAGCTGGAGGCCGAGCCGTTCGGCTCGTTGCGCGGGACGCCGCACGTGTTCACCGCCGACGACGGCGTCGAGCTGTACGTCGAGGTGGACGAGCTGAAGCGGTCCCGCCGGCCCGCGCCGCAGCGGCGCCGGCTGCGCAAGCAGGCGGTGCCCGAGGACCTGACGCTGATCTTCGCGCACGGCTACGGGCTGAACATGGACTGCTGGCACTTCGAGCGCCGCGACCTGGCCGGGATCGGCACGATGGTCTTCTACGACCAGCGCTCGCACGGCCGGTCCGGGCGGTCGCCGAAGGAGAACGTCAGCATCGACCAGCTCGGCCGCGACCTGAACGGGATCCTCGAGGAGTACGCACCCACCGGGCCGGTGGTCCTGATCGGGCACTCGATGGGCGGCATGTCGATCATGGCGCTGGCCGAGCAGCACCCCGAACTGTTCGGCGACCGGGTGATCGGCGTCGGGCTGTGCTCGACCAGCGCGGCCGGGCTGGACGGCGTACCGATCGTGTTCCCCGGCCGGGTCGGCATGCTGGCCCGCGCGCTGGCGACGCCGACCGTGGCCGCGCTGGCGCGGATCCCGGACGTGGTCGAGCGCAGCCGCAAGGCCGGGACCGACATCAGCTACCTGCTGACCCGGAAGTACTCGTTCGGCTCCGAGGTGCCGCCGGCCTTCACCGAGTTCGTCAACGAGATGATCGCCGCGACCCCGATCTCGGTGATCGCGGAGTTCTACCCGATCTTCGCGCTGCACGACAAGACCGGGTCGCTGGAGCCGTTGCAGAAGGTGGAGACCGTGGTGATCGGCGGCGACTCCGACCACCTGACGCCGTTCGAGCACTCCGAGCAGATCGTCCGGCACGTGCCCGGCGCGGAGCTGGTCGAGGTCCGCAACTGCGGGCACCTCGGGCTGATCGAGCACCACCGCGAGTTCACCGCCGCCCTGCTCGGGATGATCGAGCGGGCCGAACAATCCTTGGGACACAGATGA
- the tyrS gene encoding tyrosine--tRNA ligase has translation MTDSAARTQVLDDLDSRGLIAHSTDPDALRATMAEGPITSYVGFDPTAPSLHMGNLLQLLTLRRLQLAGHNPIGLVGGATGLIGDPKETSERVLNPKDVVQQWVERVRSQVERFLDFDTSLPNPARMVNNYDWTKDLNTLDFLRDIGKHFPVNRMLGREVVKARLEQGISYTEFSYVLLQSLDYLELYRRYGCTLQTGGSDQWGNLTAGVELIRRTESGKAHALATPLVTKADGTKFGKTESGTVWLDRELTSPYAFYQFWFNTDDRDVMQLVRYYTFRTADEIAELEKATADRPHAREAQRVLAEDVTTLVHGAADTAHVQLAAKALFGQSDLRELDGETLIAALREAPHTEVSAAAMPTVTDLLVQSGLVASKSAARRTVSEGGAYLNNEKVSDAEYVPTADDLLPGGALVLRRGKRSFAGVLAG, from the coding sequence GTGACCGACAGCGCAGCCCGCACGCAGGTGCTCGACGACCTGGACAGCCGCGGCCTGATCGCGCACTCGACCGATCCGGACGCGCTGCGCGCCACGATGGCCGAGGGACCGATCACCTCGTACGTCGGTTTCGACCCGACCGCGCCGAGTCTGCACATGGGCAACCTGCTGCAGCTGCTGACGCTGCGCCGGCTCCAGCTGGCCGGGCACAACCCGATCGGCCTGGTCGGTGGAGCCACCGGACTGATCGGTGACCCCAAGGAGACCTCCGAGCGGGTGCTGAACCCGAAGGACGTCGTCCAGCAGTGGGTGGAGCGGGTCCGGAGCCAGGTGGAGCGGTTCCTGGACTTCGACACGTCGCTGCCGAACCCGGCGCGGATGGTGAACAACTACGACTGGACCAAGGACCTCAACACGCTCGACTTCCTCCGGGACATCGGCAAGCACTTCCCGGTGAATCGGATGCTCGGCCGGGAGGTGGTGAAGGCCAGGCTCGAGCAGGGGATCAGCTACACCGAGTTCAGCTACGTCCTGCTGCAGTCGCTGGACTACCTGGAGCTCTACCGGCGGTACGGGTGCACCCTGCAGACCGGTGGCAGTGACCAGTGGGGGAACCTGACGGCCGGGGTCGAGCTGATCCGGCGTACGGAGTCGGGCAAGGCGCACGCGCTGGCAACTCCGCTGGTGACGAAGGCGGACGGGACCAAGTTCGGCAAGACCGAGTCGGGGACCGTGTGGCTGGACCGGGAGCTGACGTCGCCGTACGCGTTCTATCAGTTCTGGTTCAACACCGACGACCGCGACGTGATGCAGCTGGTCCGGTACTACACCTTCCGTACGGCGGACGAGATCGCTGAGCTGGAGAAGGCGACTGCCGACCGGCCGCACGCCCGGGAAGCGCAGCGGGTGCTGGCCGAGGACGTGACGACGCTGGTGCACGGTGCCGCGGACACGGCGCACGTGCAACTGGCCGCGAAGGCGCTGTTCGGGCAGTCGGATCTGCGGGAGCTCGACGGGGAGACGCTGATCGCAGCGCTTCGCGAGGCGCCGCACACCGAGGTGTCGGCCGCGGCCATGCCGACGGTGACGGACCTGCTGGTGCAGTCCGGCCTGGTGGCGAGCAAGTCGGCCGCGCGGAGGACGGTGTCCGAAGGTGGCGCGTACCTGAACAACGAGAAGGTCAGCGACGCCGAGTACGTGCCGACGGCCGACGACCTGCTGCCGGGTGGCGCGCTGGTGCTGCGGCGCGGGAAGCGTTCGTTCGCAGGGGTTCTGGCCGGCTGA
- the tsaD gene encoding tRNA (adenosine(37)-N6)-threonylcarbamoyltransferase complex transferase subunit TsaD — MSENEPLILGIETSCDETGVGLVRGHTLLADAIASSVDEHARFGGVVPEVASRAHLEAMVPTIRRACETAGVKPSDVDAIAVTSGPGLAGALLVGVAAAKGLALSLEKPLYGVNHLAAHVAVDTLEHGELPKGAIAMLVSGGHSSLLAVEDITDGVEPMGSTIDDAAGEAFDKVARVLGLPFPGGPYVDKAAQDGGDRAYVTFPRGLTSQRDLERHRFDFSFSGLKTAVARWVEAKRRDGEDVPVNHVAAAFQEAVCDVLVRKAIDACKDRGYEHLLIGGGVAANSRLRQMAEERCTAAGIAVRVPRPGLCTDNGAMVAALGSELVRAGKTPSPLGLPADSSMPITTVLN, encoded by the coding sequence ATGAGTGAGAACGAGCCGCTGATCCTCGGCATCGAGACGTCCTGCGACGAGACCGGGGTCGGTCTGGTCCGCGGGCACACGCTGCTGGCCGACGCGATCGCGTCCAGCGTCGACGAGCACGCCCGCTTCGGCGGCGTCGTCCCCGAGGTCGCCAGCCGCGCGCACCTGGAGGCGATGGTCCCGACCATCCGCCGCGCGTGCGAGACGGCCGGCGTCAAACCGTCCGACGTCGACGCGATCGCCGTCACCAGCGGCCCCGGCCTGGCCGGCGCGCTCCTGGTCGGCGTCGCCGCGGCGAAGGGGCTCGCGCTCTCCCTCGAGAAGCCGCTGTACGGCGTGAACCACCTCGCCGCGCACGTCGCCGTCGACACCCTCGAGCACGGCGAGCTGCCCAAGGGCGCGATCGCGATGCTGGTCTCCGGCGGGCACTCCTCGCTGCTCGCGGTCGAGGACATCACCGACGGCGTCGAGCCGATGGGCAGCACGATCGACGACGCCGCGGGAGAGGCCTTCGACAAGGTCGCCCGGGTGCTCGGCCTGCCGTTCCCCGGCGGCCCGTATGTCGACAAAGCGGCACAGGACGGCGGGGATCGCGCGTACGTGACGTTCCCGCGCGGGCTGACGAGCCAGCGCGATCTGGAGCGGCACCGGTTCGACTTCTCGTTCTCCGGGTTGAAGACCGCGGTCGCGCGCTGGGTCGAGGCGAAGCGGCGCGACGGCGAGGACGTACCGGTGAACCACGTCGCCGCGGCGTTCCAGGAAGCGGTGTGCGACGTACTGGTCCGCAAGGCGATCGACGCGTGCAAGGACCGGGGCTACGAGCACCTGCTGATCGGCGGCGGCGTCGCGGCCAACTCGCGTCTGCGGCAGATGGCGGAGGAGCGGTGTACGGCGGCGGGCATCGCCGTACGGGTTCCGCGGCCCGGGCTGTGCACGGACAACGGCGCGATGGTCGCCGCGCTGGGCTCGGAGTTGGTGCGCGCGGGCAAGACCCCGTCGCCGCTCGGGCTGCCGGCCGACTCGTCGATGCCGATCACAACTGTCTTGAACTGA
- a CDS encoding App1 family protein has translation MARPHYSSRLEDWFNLGIGALLRRRGWRERIIPHVGYGNSEYVRVLARVVLSRDPRNQPRYDEDQVVRGWKMFVTAPATKVKVSVTVAGESFDAVTDRGGFVDLAVPVVLPPGWHEISLGVHGERQARGKVYVPDPDATFGLVSDIDDTVMLTMLPRPLIAAWNTFVRDEQARRVVPGMAEMYAELLTDQPGAPIFYLSTGAWNTAPTLTRFLARHGYPAGPLLMTDWGPTNTGWFRSGQEHKRTALRRLAKEFPAVRWVLVGDDGQHDPQLYGDFAQTHPDHVRAIGIRQLTPAEQVLSHGLPVPNPDPGAHDPQRPTAATVHGPDGHALVAQLRAVLSRPEAM, from the coding sequence ATGGCCCGTCCGCACTACTCCTCCCGGCTGGAGGACTGGTTCAACCTCGGGATCGGCGCGCTCCTGCGCCGGCGTGGCTGGCGGGAGCGGATCATCCCGCACGTCGGCTACGGCAACTCCGAGTACGTCCGCGTGCTCGCGCGCGTCGTGCTCAGCCGCGACCCCCGCAACCAGCCCCGGTACGACGAGGACCAGGTGGTGCGCGGCTGGAAGATGTTCGTCACCGCACCGGCCACCAAGGTCAAGGTGTCGGTCACGGTCGCCGGCGAGAGCTTCGACGCGGTGACCGACCGCGGCGGCTTCGTCGACCTCGCCGTACCGGTGGTGCTGCCTCCGGGCTGGCACGAGATCAGTCTCGGCGTGCACGGCGAGCGGCAGGCGCGCGGCAAGGTGTACGTGCCCGACCCGGATGCCACCTTCGGCCTGGTCAGCGACATCGACGACACGGTGATGCTGACGATGCTGCCGCGACCGCTGATCGCCGCGTGGAACACGTTCGTCCGCGACGAGCAGGCGCGCCGCGTCGTACCGGGCATGGCCGAGATGTACGCCGAGCTGCTGACCGACCAGCCGGGTGCGCCGATCTTCTACCTGTCGACCGGCGCCTGGAACACGGCGCCGACGCTGACCCGCTTCCTGGCCCGTCACGGGTACCCGGCCGGCCCGCTGCTGATGACCGACTGGGGGCCGACCAACACGGGCTGGTTCCGCAGCGGGCAGGAGCACAAGCGCACCGCGCTGCGCCGGCTGGCCAAGGAGTTCCCGGCGGTCCGCTGGGTCCTGGTCGGTGACGACGGCCAGCACGACCCGCAGCTGTACGGCGACTTCGCGCAGACCCACCCGGACCACGTCCGGGCGATCGGTATCCGCCAGCTGACCCCGGCTGAGCAGGTGCTGTCGCATGGTCTCCCGGTGCCCAACCCGGACCCGGGTGCTCACGACCCGCAGCGCCCGACCGCCGCCACGGTGCACGGGCCGGACGGCCACGCTCTGGTCGCGCAGTTGCGCGCCGTACTGTCCCGGCCGGAGGCCATGTAG
- a CDS encoding phosphotransferase yields the protein MGYAEIPWTAEVAEAVEAEWGIRVETAERLTGGEESAAYLVAGACGAAGVVVGTAGAGAGVGGAEGREGVVVRLGSTARGSALVEWCHRVAGSTGVDEVVVPLRTSSGASVVRVGGRPVSVWPFVGGRWLDAGDTAEVEQAARLLARVHRGLRDVVMPARPERSYLEFGGGDGELDRWLAGFGRRKQPLHGDYYRGNLLVDRGRISGVIDWDEAWVGAPEVELAGAAREFGDHWSTDLGRAREFVAWYHDEGGTAGELDDEMLVQLIRHRLRAEVTAFGGDGTDEYYDRLRELFVKLRP from the coding sequence GTGGGCTACGCCGAGATCCCGTGGACCGCTGAGGTCGCCGAAGCGGTAGAAGCCGAGTGGGGAATCCGGGTGGAGACCGCTGAACGCCTGACCGGCGGGGAGGAGTCAGCGGCCTACCTGGTGGCCGGTGCCTGCGGAGCCGCGGGCGTAGTCGTCGGCACCGCTGGAGCCGGAGCGGGCGTCGGCGGGGCCGAGGGCCGGGAGGGCGTAGTCGTCCGGCTCGGGTCCACGGCCCGTGGGAGCGCGCTGGTCGAGTGGTGTCATCGGGTGGCCGGCTCGACCGGGGTCGACGAGGTGGTGGTGCCACTGCGGACTTCCAGCGGCGCCAGCGTCGTACGGGTTGGTGGGCGGCCGGTGAGTGTGTGGCCGTTCGTGGGTGGGCGGTGGCTGGATGCGGGCGATACCGCGGAGGTGGAGCAGGCAGCTCGGCTGTTGGCTCGGGTGCATCGGGGACTGCGGGATGTGGTGATGCCTGCCCGGCCGGAGCGGTCGTATCTGGAGTTCGGCGGGGGCGATGGGGAACTGGACCGGTGGCTGGCGGGGTTCGGGCGGCGGAAGCAGCCGTTGCACGGGGACTACTACCGGGGGAACTTGCTGGTCGACCGCGGGCGGATCAGCGGGGTGATCGACTGGGACGAAGCCTGGGTGGGGGCTCCGGAGGTGGAGCTGGCGGGGGCGGCGCGGGAGTTCGGGGACCACTGGTCGACGGACCTTGGGCGCGCGAGGGAGTTCGTTGCCTGGTACCACGACGAGGGTGGGACCGCTGGTGAGCTGGACGACGAGATGCTGGTGCAGTTGATCAGGCACCGGTTGCGGGCCGAGGTGACTGCGTTCGGCGGGGACGGGACCGACGAGTACTACGACCGGCTGCGGGAGCTCTTCGTGAAGCTTCGGCCCTAG
- a CDS encoding alpha/beta fold hydrolase, translated as MSAPGIDLVAAPAGARDLILLAHGGMENSTAATSSWRAPILRMWPFAAVARKAAPGAAIGLVRYRYQGWNGDAADAAADLRAVLDRLTTTGAGATTGAGAKFDRVILVGHSMGGRAVVAAGNHPLVAGVLGLAPWLPEGEPLVHLRGPVAFAHGTADRITSPIATASYAARLRAAGIPVALLSLDGEKHAMLHRALDWNTIVRRFVTHALTPAACPLITTTDRTDPVPRSTPSDSAPRAIADIARTRLTLRVTARL; from the coding sequence GTGAGTGCCCCCGGCATCGACCTGGTCGCCGCGCCGGCCGGTGCCCGCGACCTGATCCTGCTCGCCCACGGCGGCATGGAGAACTCGACGGCCGCGACGTCCAGCTGGCGGGCGCCGATCCTGCGCATGTGGCCGTTCGCGGCGGTCGCCCGCAAGGCGGCGCCCGGCGCGGCCATCGGCCTGGTGCGCTACCGCTACCAGGGCTGGAACGGCGACGCCGCCGACGCTGCTGCGGATCTGCGTGCTGTACTCGATCGACTGACCACGACCGGTGCCGGGGCCACGACCGGTGCCGGGGCGAAGTTCGATCGGGTCATTCTCGTCGGGCACTCGATGGGTGGGCGCGCAGTAGTTGCTGCAGGCAATCACCCGCTGGTCGCCGGCGTCCTCGGTCTGGCGCCTTGGCTGCCCGAAGGCGAACCGCTAGTGCACCTCCGCGGCCCGGTCGCCTTCGCCCACGGCACCGCCGATCGCATCACCTCACCGATCGCCACCGCGTCGTACGCCGCCCGCCTGCGCGCCGCCGGCATCCCGGTCGCCCTGCTCTCACTCGACGGCGAGAAGCACGCGATGCTCCACCGAGCCCTCGACTGGAACACCATCGTCCGCCGCTTCGTCACCCATGCGCTGACCCCGGCCGCCTGTCCCCTCATCACCACCACCGACCGCACCGACCCCGTCCCCAGGAGCACCCCGAGCGACTCCGCACCGCGTGCGATCGCCGACATCGCCCGCACCCGCCTGACCCTCCGAGTCACCGCTCGCCTCTAG